From the Calonectris borealis chromosome 12, bCalBor7.hap1.2, whole genome shotgun sequence genome, one window contains:
- the SDR42E1 gene encoding short-chain dehydrogenase/reductase family 42E member 1, producing the protein MEPENTAKETVLITGGGGYFGFRLGCAIYQKGVDVILFDVVKPLQTTPEGIKFMQGDVCCLSEVEEALRDVICVFHIASYGMSGREQLNRKLIEDINVKGTENVIQACKSTGVSSLVYTSTYNVVFGGQIIENGDESLPYLPLHLHPDHYSRTKSLAEMKVLEANGAELGNGKGVLRTCALRPAGIYGPGEQRHLPRIVSYIERGLFKFVYGDPLSLVEFVHVDNLVQAHVLASEALTANKKHIAAGQAYFISDGRPVNNFEFFRPLVEGLGYKFPTCRLPLSLVYFFAFLTEVVHFLVGHIYNFQPLLTRTEVYKTGVTHYFSMEKARKELGYEPQQYSLNEVVEWFRSQGCGPKPRKYTIMHLVKDGGLLLLLIVVMVSWFPSAVMF; encoded by the exons ATGGAACCAGAAAATACTGCCAAGGAAACAGTCCTCATTACTGGAGGAGGTGGTTATTTTGGCTTCCG TTTAGGTTGTGCCATATATCAAAAGGGAGTTGATGTGATTCTCTTTGATGTCGTGAAGCCACTTCAAACCACGCCAGAGGGAATAAAGTTCATGCAAGGGGATGTCTGTTGCCTGTCTGAAGTGGAAGAGGCTCTTAGAGATGTAATCTGCGTATTCCATATCGCTTCCTATGGCATGTCTGGCAGGGAGCAGCTGAACCGAAAACTTATAGAAGACATTAAtgtgaaaggaacagaaaacgTCATCCAAGCCTGCAAGAGCACAGGAGTGTCGAGTCTGGTTTATACAAGTACATATAACGTGGTATTTGGAGGCCAGATTATAGAAAATGGGGACGAATCTCTGCCTTATCTACCTCTTCaccttcatccagatcattacTCCCGGACCAAATCTTTAGCTGAAATGAAGGTGCTGGAGGCAAATGGTGCTGAGCTTGGAAATGGGAAAGGTGTATTAAGGACGTGTGCTCTCCGACCAGCAGGCATCTATGGGCCTGGAGAACAAAGACATCTTCCAAGAATAGTTAGTTACATTGAAAGGGGACTGTTTAAATTTGTATATGGAGATCCTCTTAGTTTAGTAGAATTTGTACATGTAGACAATCTAGTTCAGGCTCATGTCCTTGCCTCTGAGGCCCTCACAGCCAACAAAAAGCACATAGCTGCAGGGCAAGcctattttatttcagatggcAGGCCTGTAAATAACTTCGAATTTTTCCGACCATTAGTGGAAGGTTTAGGTTACAAGTTCCCAACCTGTCgtcttcctctctcccttgtctATTTTTTTGCATTCCTTACTGAAGTAGTTCATTTTCTTGTAGGACACATCTATaattttcagcctctcctcactcGCACAGAGGTTTACAAAACTGGTGTCACGCATTATTTTAGCATGGAGAAGGCCAGAAAAGAGCTGGGGTATGAGCCTCAGCAATATAGCCTGAATGAAGTGGTTGAGTGGTTTAGATCTCAGGGATGTGGACCAAAGCCGAGGAAGTATACCATTATGCATCTTGTTAAGGATGGAGGATTGCTCTTGCTGCTGATTGTTGTGATGGTCTCATGGTTTCCATCTGCAGTTATGTTTTGA